A stretch of the Oncorhynchus mykiss isolate Arlee chromosome 23, USDA_OmykA_1.1, whole genome shotgun sequence genome encodes the following:
- the LOC118943921 gene encoding N-acetyllactosaminide beta-1,3-N-acetylglucosaminyltransferase 2-like, with translation MAGLRRKLKFLVTLMTVNLFIFILVFHGGGGQDKGHNKVLVPSKRFWSKLAPSQAYWNRQQQRLDLQHNPILASSNSNNTSDDDDDDVRPVPDWLNDTGLNPDPCQPDYRVTTHVKDYNSLPPRFKDFLLYMRCRSYPLVVDQPHVCQKTRRGEPPFLLLAVKSLAPHFDRRQAIRQSWGRAGVLANRTVVTVFLLGNTTAVDHHPDLSEMLRYENTHHRDILQWDYRDSFFNLTVKEVLFLDWMTTRCPGAQFVFKGDDDVFVNTLRILAFLKGLSGPRARDLFVGDVITNAGPNRDKKVKYFIPESLFVGNYPPYAGGGGYLYSGDLARRLHGASQHVPLYPIDDVYTGMCLRKLGLGPEKHKGFKTFDIEEKYRRNPCAYKGLMLVHSRTPQEMIQIWAWLNDPNLTCQ, from the exons GTCCTTGTCCCCTCCAAGCGATTCTGGTCCAAACTGGCTCCTAGTCAGGCCTACTGGAACCGCCAGCAACAGAGACTGGACCTCCAACACAACCCCATCCTCGCCTCCTCCAATAGTAACAACACtagcgatgatgatgatgatgatgtcagaccTGTCCCTGATTGGCTCAACGACACAGGGCTGAACCCTGACCCCTGCCAACCGGACTACAGAGTCACCACTCACGTGAAAGACTACAATTCCCTACCTCCTCGTTTTAAAGACTTCCTGCTCTACATGCGCTGTCGGTCGTACCCTCTAGTGGTGGACCAGCCTCACGTCTGCCAAAAGACCCGGAGAGGGGAGCCGCCCTTCCTCCTACTGGCCGTCAAATCCCTCGCTCCTCACTTTGACCGCCGCCAGGCCATCCGCCAGTCGTGGGGTCGAGCCGGCGTCCTCGCCAACCGGACGGTTGTCACGGTGTTCCTGCTCGGCAACACCACGGCCGTGGACCACCACCCAGATCTGTCGGAGATGCTGCGCTATGAGAACACTCACCACCGCGACATCCTGCAG TGGGACTACCGGGACTCGTTCTTCAACCTGACCGTCAAGGAGGTGCTCTTCCTGGACTGGATGACCACACGCTGCCCTGGAGCTCAGTTTGTCTTTAAAGGGGACGATGACGTCTTTGTCAATACGTTGAGGATCCTGGCCTTCCTCAAGGGCCTCTCGGGGCCCCGGGCAAGGGACCTGTTTGTAGGGGATGTGATCACCAACGCGGGGCCAAACAGGGATAAAAAGGTCAAGTACTTCATCCCAGAGAGTTTGTTCGTTGGCAATTACCCGCCATACGCGGGCGGAGGGGGGTATCTGTACTCCGGGGACCTGGCCAGACGGCTGCACGGAGCCTCGCAGCACGTACCTCTCTACCCCATCGACGATGTTTATACAGGGATGTGTCTGAGGAAGCTGGGGCTGGGGCCGGAGAAACACAAAGGCTTCAAGACGTTTGACATTGAGGAGAAGTACAGGAGGAACCCGTGTGCCTATAAGGGTCTGATGCTGGTACACAGCCGGACACCGCAGGAGATGATCCAGATCTGGGCCTGGCTCAATGACCCCAACTTGACCTGTCAGTAA